The nucleotide window TGAATATAGGGCTATACCTATTGCGAATGATGTTAATACTGCTGTTAGGTCTTCTGTTATGAAGACGTTTATTTCTGATACGTATGTTATTGATTCTGGGTTTAATGAATGGGTTTCCAGTACTGGTGTTATTAGGTTTTGTAGTAATGTGCTTGGGAAAAGGCCGATCAAGATTATTAGTGTTGCTATAGTTCCTACTGATGCTGCCATTAGTTTTGGTGCTTTTTTTATTTTTTTGTTTGAGTCACCAGTTAGGAATGTGGATATTAGTAGTTTTAGTGAGTATGCTACAGTTCCGCCGCCTATGATTTTGAATAATATTTCTGCTATGTATAGTGATTGGTCGCCGGTTAATGCATAGGCATCGTATAATGCATGGTGTATTATTGTTTTGCTGACGTATCCATTGAATAGTGGCATGCCGGCTATTCCTAGTAGGGCTATTATGCATAAAATGAATGTTATGGGCATTTTTTTGTAGAGCTGGCCCATTTCACTCATTTTTAGTGTTCCGGTTCTGAAGTATATGATTCCTGCTATGAAGAATAAAGCTGATTTGTAGAGGGCGTGGTTTGCTACGTGGTATAGTGAGCCGGCATATCCCATTGCAGCGCCTTCGTATCCAAGGTATGCGGCTGCTCCTATCCCTATCATTAGAAGGCCTATCTGGCTTATTGTGCTGTATGCGAGAAGTGTTTTTATGTTGTCTTGGAATAATGCGAATATCCAGCCGATGAATGAGGTTATTATTGCTATCCAGATGACCCAGTAACCGATTTCGGGTAATGCCCATGTTGTTGCTAGGTCGCTGGGTGTGAATATTGTTCCTGTGGTTCTGAATATTCCGTATATTCCTGCTTTAACCATTATTGCTGATAGAAGGGCTGATGCGGGGGTTGGGGCGACTGGATGTGCTTTAGGGAGCCATATGTGTACTGGGAATATCCCTGCCTTTCCTCCGAATCCAAGTATCATTAATCCCACGATTAGGTATTTGAGGTTTCCAAGCTCCGATATTTCCCCTAGCCTTGGGTTTATCGACATGGAGCCGGTGTTCATGAATAGTAGGATTATTCCTATTAACAACATCAATCCACAGAACGCGCCGACGTAGAAATATACTTTACCAGCTTGGTATGATTCGAGTGATTGTTCGTGTATAACGAGCATTAGTGAGAAAAGTGCGAGTAGTTCGAAGAATATATATATGACGAATAGGTCGCCGCCAACGATGACTCCCATGTTGACGGCTAGTGTCATTATTAAGAATAAGAAGTATCGGTTTGTGGCGTGTTCTTTTTTTACGTATGTTATTGAGTAGATGGTTGCTACCATCCATATAAAGGAGGTTGCAAGGGCGAATATAAATGAGAAGGAATCTACGTAGAATGTTATTGGATACATTGTTGTTAGTGAGGCGAGTGTGTATTCGATTTCGCCTCCACCACTGACGTATGGATACATCAGAACGGTGATTAAGAAAGTTAATATTGATATTAATGCAGCTGTATAATGTCCATATTTTTCACGCCAACCCTTCCCAATGATGTAAGCTATGAATGCGCCGATTAGAGGTACAAGCACGACTAAGGCGGGTAATGATATCACTGTTGCCTGGGTTGACATTGAGATCATGTTTTTACCTTTTTTTTGTGGGAAGAGGTTTTAGTTCATTACTTTAGGGGAGGAGTGGATTTAGTTATTCAGTTTACTGAAATTTTATCTACTTGTTTAAATCTGTTTCACTGGGATTCAAAATGGGTTTTTATTCCATTTTTATTCTCCCGATATTTTACAACCTAGCAATATTTAAAACTTTTAGGTATGGAGGTTTTTTAGGTGGTTGGTTTGTTTGGTTTATTATATTTTGAAGTGTTATTGGATGTGTTTGTTATTTCTGGATATTTCCTTCTGTATCTATTTCTCCTTTTCTAATTCTGGTTGAGGATATTGGTTTTCCGTTTTCTGCTTTCTGTATTGGTATCTCGATTATTTTTAGTGGTTTTCTATTAAGCTGGATTCGTTTTTTATTTATTTTTTCTGCGTTTGGACGTGTTTCAGGGGATACTATTATTGCATCGATGTCTTTTTGTAGGCTTACCCCGATTTCATCTTCTATCTTAACTATCTGGTATTCTGTATTTTTGGAGATGTTTTTAAGGTAGTTATAGAGTTTTTTTCTACGTGTGTTGTAGTCTTCTATCTCTCCATGTTTTTCGCTGCACATTTCGTTTGATGTCAGCCCTATGATTACATGGTCTCCTATTTCGAAGGCTTTTTTAAGAAGAGTTTTATGGCCTTTATGTAAGTGTGAGAATGTTCCGCCTAAAACTACCTTCATGTTTGTTCGATGGTTTTTATATTTTAAGCAGGCTTTTTTCCTTTAGAGAGGGTTGGGTTCACCTGGTTTCTATTCCTTTTTGGTTTAGGTATTCTTTTACCTCTTTGACTGTGTATTCGTTGTAGTGGAATATGCTTGCTGCTAGGCAGGCGTCTACATCGGTTTGTTTGAATGCTTGGTGCATGTGTTCTGGTGTTCCTGCTCCTCCTGATGCTATTACTGGTATGTTTGTTGCTTTGGTTATTGCTTTGTTTAGTTCGTTGTCGTATCCGTCTTTTGTTCCGTCTCTATCCATGCTTGTTAGCAGTATTTCTCCTGCTCCTCTTTCTTCTACTTCTCTGGCCCAATCGATTGCGTCGATGCCTGTGGATTCACGGCCTCCATATATAACTACTTCGAACCATCCTTCTTCTCCATCTTCGAACTGTATGTTGTTTCGGCCTTCTTCTGGTTTTTTATTTCTTTTGGCATCTATTGCTATAACTATGCATTGGCTTCCGAATTTTTTTGATGCTTTGTTGATTAGGTCTGGGTTTTTAACTGCTGCTGTATTTATACCTACCTTGTCGGCTCCGGCTCTTAATGTCCGGTTTATGTCTTCAATTGATCCGATTCCACCGCCTACTGTGAATGGTATGAATACTTCGTTGGCTGTTTTCTGGATTACGTCGATCATGTTTTCTCTGCCTTCTGCTGAAGCGGTTATATCTAGGAATACGAGTTCATCGGCTCCTTGGTCGTTGTATTTTTTTGCTAGGTCTACTGGTGTTCCTGCTTTCTTTAGGTCTTTGAATTCAATTCCTTTTACAACCATGCCGCCTTCTCCGGATAGTTTTACGTCTAAACAGGGTATTATTCTTTTTGCAACCAAATTTATCCCTTCATTAGTTTTTCTATTGATTTATATGCTTTTTTAAGTTCTTTAGGTCCCCAACTGGATTTGTCTTCAACTAACTGTATCTCTAGTTTTTTGTTTTGGATCTGTCCAATATGTGATAGTAGGTTGTCTTCTATCTCTAATTCTTTTTTAGATATCAGTAAGAACCTTCCATAGCTTTCTGAGAAAAATATTTCTTCTCTATCCAGCTCTCCCTGTACATCGGTTAGGTCTGTTTTTATTCCAACGTTGTTTTTTATAGCGGTTTTTGCTAAAGCTGTTATTAATCCTCCACGTGAAATAGCTCTAGCTGTAGCGATATCGTTTTCACGTACAATCTGCCGTACTTTCTTTATGTTCTCTGTATCCTGGTCTGTGGGTATAGGTGGGTTTTCTCCAACAGAGTTGTATATCTCTTTGAAGTATTGTGATGCTCCTAGTTCGGGTCTTGTTTCTCCATATAGGTATACATGGTCTCCGGTTGAGACATCCATGCTGGGTATCTGCTCGATATCGGGTATCCAGCCTACCATACCTATGTTAGGGGTTGGTTTTACTGTGGAGCCGTATTCTATACTCTCATTGTAGAGAGATACATTTCCACCTACAACAGGTATATCCATTGAATCGGCCATCTCAGCCATTCCTTTAACTGTTTCTTTGAATTCCCAATATATCTCTTCTCTTTCAGGGTTTCCAAAGTTTAGGCAGTCAACCATTGCAATCGGTTCTGCACCCATCGTTGCGAGGTTCATTGCGTTTAACAGTACTGAGCCTTTACCACCCATAAATGGATTTAGGTATGTGTGGTGTGAATTACATCCAGAAGTTAGAGCTATCCCCTCTTCATCCATCTGTAAAACAGCAGCATCTGCACCGGGCTTGACAACAGTTCTTGTCTGCACCTCATAGTCGTATTGGCTGTATATCCATTCTTTTGAAGCGATGTTTGGATTGGCCATTATTTTAGTTAAACTTTCTTCAACAGGTGGTGTTGTTCTTGAGGAAATCTCTTGAGACCTATCAACTTCTTTCTCATTTCGATTATATGTGGGTGCTTCTTCAGTCAATAACTTTACAGGTAGATCTACAACTTTTTCATCATTATGCCAAGCAATATACTGTTCTTCTTTTATGACCTCTCCCACTACGTTGGACTCAAGGTCATATTTCTCAACTAACTCACGTGCTTTATCGATGTTTTCAGGGTCTATTTCAACAAGCATTCTCTCTTGTGACTCAGATAACAATATCTCAAGAGGATGCATATCTTCCTCACGTAAGTGTACCTTGTTTAAATCAATTTCAGCTCCAAAACCTCCTAGTGAGCACATCTCAGATGAAGCTCCTCCTAAACCAGCTGCACCAAGGTCTCTACACGCCTCTATCAAACTTTCTTCCGCCATCTCAAGTATACAGTCAATTAATAGTTTCTCTGTAAATGGATCTCCAACCTGAACACTTGGCCTCTCCTCTTCAGACTCCTCTTCAAGCTCTTGAGAAGCAAATGAAGCTCCTCCTAAACCATCACGACCCGTAGATGCACCTACAAGAAGTAATGAATTTCCGGGAGTTTTTGCTTTAGCTGTAACTAGGTTTTCCACAACCCCTACACAAAAAGCGTTTACAAGGGGATTCCCATTATAACTTGAATCAAACTCAACCTCACCACCTACAGTTGGAACCCCTATGCTGTTTCCATAATCAGAGATTCCATCCACAACTCCTTCAAGCAAATAACGGTTCTTCTCCTTATCTAGATCTCCAAACCTTAATGGATCAAGCAAGGCAATCGGCCTCGCACCCATAGACAATATGTCTCTAACGATTCCTCCAACCCCTGTTGCAGCACCGTTGTATGGATCTACATAAGAAGGATGGTTATGGCTTTCTATAGCTAGTGCCAACATCTCTCCATTCGGAAGGTTGATAACCCCTGCGTCATCACCCGGACCAATAACAACGTTATCGCCATCTGTAACAAAGTTGGTTAAAACAGGCCTACTAGACCTATAAGCACAGTGTTCACTCCATAAGTTAACGAAAAACTCTTCTTCCACCTTATTAGGTTCTCTACCCAATCTATTCTTTATAATATCTAAATCATTTTGTTCAAGTGTCAAGACATGCACCTCTTATTTAAACATACACCTAATCAAATACAACTACCTTTACAGCATAACTTCAAAAATATCTACAAATACAAGTTTGTACCGGTCACGTTATTTAAAAAACTAAATCTCGGTTTTTTGTTCTTTATGGTATTTTGTCTTGTGGGAGTTTCCCTGCCTGCATACTGAGGTCTGTTAGAACTAGTGCTGCCATAGATTCTAGGACGGGTACTACTCTTGGACATATACATGGATCGTGTCTTCCTTCTATCTCTAGATCTATCTGTTCTTTATTTTGGAGGTTTATCGTTTTTTGTTTTTTATTGATTGAGGGGGTTGGTTTTATTGCTGCTCTGAAAATTATTGGCATACCGGTGGATATTCCGCCTAAAACACCACCGGCATCGTTTTCCAACATTTTAACTTCATCGTTTTCAATTGTGATTGGGTCGTTTGATTCACTTCCAAGCATAGTTGCGGAGTTGAATCCTGCGCCTATTTCAAATCCTTTTACGGCTCCAACAGACATTATGGCTTTAGCTAACTCTGATTCGAGTTTTTTGAATACAGGTTCTCCAATTCCTGGTGGGACATCTTCTGCAATAACTTCAACTACTCCTCCAACTGAATCGCCTTTATTTTTAGCTCTGAGTATCTCTTGCTCCATCTGGCTGGCTTTTTCTGGGTCTCCACACCTAACAGGGTTTTCTTCGACAAAACGCTTTATCTGACTTGGTTTGGGGTTTGATTCAACTTCACCAACTTTTTTTACATGTCCATATATCTCGATATCTATAGTTTCTAAGAGTTTTTTAGCTATTGCACCACCACAAACTCTTCCAACAGTTTCACGTCCTGAAGACCTCCCGCCACCTCTAAAATCTCTATATCCATATTTAGCTTCATATGTATAGTCTGCGTGACCAGGCCTCAATTTAAAACGACTATATTTAGATGAATCTACGTCCTTGTTCTCAACCAACATACCTATTGGTGTTCCAGTGGTCTTTCCCTTGAAAACACCGGAAAGTATTTTCACTAAATCCTTTTCATCACGGCTTGTTGAGACATTACTTTGTCCCGGACGCCTTCTATCTAATTCAAGTTGTATATCTTTTTCTGAGAGCTCTAGGCCTGCAGGAGAGCCATCTACAACTGCTCCAACAGAGCCTCCATGAGACTCTCCAAATGTAGTAACGCTAAATAAGTTACCAAAAGTATTAGACAATGCTAAACACCCAAAGTACCTAGAACTGGATTAAACTTATTTTTTGAGTTAAAAAACCTTTTTTTATTTTATTTTTTTACTTCTGTATACCTTGTCTCTGTCTTTTTCTATCTTCTTCCTAATTCTCATTAGAGTTATGTATAGTAGTGTGAAGGCAATTACAGAAAAGATCATGGTTATCTGCATCGAGGTCTCCATTCTCACCTCACTAATTTCTATCACCCTTGGATGTATTGTATCCCATATCTCTATCGATATATATGTTATTGGAACGCTTATGAAAGCGATTACTCCATAAACTGCTGATAACCTACTTGTTTTCTCCGTTTCCAAGCTATGTCTTAGGGTTAGGTATCCAATGTATATTATAAACATTATGAGTGTTGTTGTTAGGCGGGGGTCCCAAGTCCAAAATACTCCCCATGTTGCTTCTGCCCAAATAGATCCGAGTATTAAAGTTAGGCCCGTGAACAACACACCTATCTCCGCTGATGTATATGCTGTTATGTCCCAGTTTCGGGATTCATTTCTTAGATATTGTATGCTCGATATAAATACTATGAAGAACGCTAGGAATGATGTCCAAGCTAGGGCTACATGGAAATAAAAAACGTTCTGTATGACCCCCATCTCTATGTCTGTTGGTGAATATATGAAGATTAGGTAGATGGTGATTGCCATAACGATGGTGGTGGCCAGTATTAATAGGTTGTCCTTATCGATTTTTTGTTGTATTTTTTATTCCCCCATTACGTAGTTGAATGTTAGTATTGAGGCTGTAAAGAATATTACTGCATATGCACTTAACATCTGTATCCATGGTAGGTAGTTTTCTCCATTGTTCAAAGCTATAGTGGTTGCCTCTACCGATCCAATTACAACCGGTATTATTATTGGAAATAGGAGGACCGGTAGTATCATGGTTTGGAGTCGGCTTGAAGATGTTATTGCTGAAAGTAGGGTGCCTACAGATACGAATCCAAATGTCCCGACAATTATTACTAAAAGGATTTTGGGTAATGCGGTGATAACTCCTGTTAAGTTGAATAGAAATATAAAGAAGATTAGGGTCAGTAATTCGACAGATAGTATTATTATGTAGTTTGAAATTGTTTTACCGATGTATATGGCGCTCCAATCAATTGGTGTTAATAACACTCCTTTTATAGCACCTGATTCTCTTTCAAACGCGAAACTCTGGTTTAAACCTAATATTGCGGCGAATATATATGTTATCCAAAGTAGGCCAGGGAACATTTCACTGTAGTTGTTTGATAAGTTTTCTGTTACGGCGAAGTTTAATATGATTATTACTATGGCGGAAAAAGCCGCCATTGATGTTATCATTTCTTTAGTCTTTATTTCTATTAAAAGGTCTTTATAGGCCAATTGAAGTGTTTTAGAGAAATAATCCTTCATAGAAAGCTCCGGGTAATGGTTTTTCTGGATATATTCGATTTGACATCCTTTTATACCTAAGGAGAGGGGTTACTGCTCTCTCAAACCCTCACAAAAGTTAATATTTTTTTGTGTAACCAATAAACTGGTTTTTGGGTTTTTATTCTTCTTTTTCTGGTTTGTCAACTCCTCTCATTCCCTCTATAAGAATTACAGGTCCATAGGTTGCTTCCTTTATTTTACCAGCCATGTCTCCTAATATAAGGTCTTTCAGGCTTTTACCAATCTTGCCTATAATCAATAACCCGTACTCTGGTGATCTTTTTTCAATCTCTTTAACTAGATTTTCTCTATTGATTTCTATTCTTTCTGTGATGTTTTCTAGTTTTATTCCATGTTCCATTAATGTTGAAACGCCCTGATCCAGAGTTGTTTCTTCAGGATCAACCAACATCAAACCAACTTCAGGTTCTTTAAGTCCGAGTTGGTTAATAAATTCACCAGATTTCTCCAGGTTTTCTAGATATCTGTATACTATCAACACCTTTTGGTAGGGTGGTAGTGGGTTTAGTAGTATTGTTGCATCCACTTTTTCTTCTTTCTCTATCCTTTCTATTGTTTCTTTTTTATTGTGTGTGAATGCTTGTCTTGTCTGGGTTGTTGCCCCTGCTTCATCAAAGCTTTTTTTAATGTTTTCAAGAACTACCTCTACCTTGTCTTTGTATTGGGAGCTGGCTTGACTTGCTGCAGTTTGTTCAGGTATTTCATGTATCCCAAGGAGAATTACCTCCATATCTGAAAGGAGGTTGATAATTCCCTCGGATACTGATTCTTTTTTAACCACTTCGATTGGAATTAATACTTTTTTAGTCATTCTTCCAATACTCCTTTAAGTTCTACATCTGATGCGTAGATTACTGTCCACAAACCTGCTATCAACAGTATTGCTATACCTATCCATCTAGAAGCAGGCTGCATAAAGGCTATTAAGACGAAACTTGATATACCTCCTATTATCGGTAGCCCTGGATATCCAGGGGTCTTAAAATCGGGTTCATACCAATCTGGAGAGGTTCTTCTAAAGAAGATTACAGAGAAACAAATCAATCCATACATAACTAAGTGGAGAAATGAAGCTACTTCA belongs to Methanonatronarchaeum sp. AMET-Sl and includes:
- a CDS encoding proton-conducting transporter membrane subunit, with the protein product MISMSTQATVISLPALVVLVPLIGAFIAYIIGKGWREKYGHYTAALISILTFLITVLMYPYVSGGGEIEYTLASLTTMYPITFYVDSFSFIFALATSFIWMVATIYSITYVKKEHATNRYFLFLIMTLAVNMGVIVGGDLFVIYIFFELLALFSLMLVIHEQSLESYQAGKVYFYVGAFCGLMLLIGIILLFMNTGSMSINPRLGEISELGNLKYLIVGLMILGFGGKAGIFPVHIWLPKAHPVAPTPASALLSAIMVKAGIYGIFRTTGTIFTPSDLATTWALPEIGYWVIWIAIITSFIGWIFALFQDNIKTLLAYSTISQIGLLMIGIGAAAYLGYEGAAMGYAGSLYHVANHALYKSALFFIAGIIYFRTGTLKMSEMGQLYKKMPITFILCIIALLGIAGMPLFNGYVSKTIIHHALYDAYALTGDQSLYIAEILFKIIGGGTVAYSLKLLISTFLTGDSNKKIKKAPKLMAASVGTIATLIILIGLFPSTLLQNLITPVLETHSLNPESITYVSEINVFITEDLTAVLTSFAIGIALYSGAYILKLETRSWPKLFTVNNIYNSIIKGITKTSNIVNLTGTTVNGYFSTKIFEPILKSINAQKEEQQNYDIDSGRGVSFAIFLIVLMLAIYMIYSILMF
- a CDS encoding phosphopantetheine adenylyltransferase, with the translated sequence MKVVLGGTFSHLHKGHKTLLKKAFEIGDHVIIGLTSNEMCSEKHGEIEDYNTRRKKLYNYLKNISKNTEYQIVKIEDEIGVSLQKDIDAIIVSPETRPNAEKINKKRIQLNRKPLKIIEIPIQKAENGKPISSTRIRKGEIDTEGNIQK
- the hisF gene encoding imidazole glycerol phosphate synthase subunit HisF, coding for MVAKRIIPCLDVKLSGEGGMVVKGIEFKDLKKAGTPVDLAKKYNDQGADELVFLDITASAEGRENMIDVIQKTANEVFIPFTVGGGIGSIEDINRTLRAGADKVGINTAAVKNPDLINKASKKFGSQCIVIAIDAKRNKKPEEGRNNIQFEDGEEGWFEVVIYGGRESTGIDAIDWAREVEERGAGEILLTSMDRDGTKDGYDNELNKAITKATNIPVIASGGAGTPEHMHQAFKQTDVDACLAASIFHYNEYTVKEVKEYLNQKGIETR
- the purL gene encoding phosphoribosylformylglycinamidine synthase subunit PurL, whose product is MTLEQNDLDIIKNRLGREPNKVEEEFFVNLWSEHCAYRSSRPVLTNFVTDGDNVVIGPGDDAGVINLPNGEMLALAIESHNHPSYVDPYNGAATGVGGIVRDILSMGARPIALLDPLRFGDLDKEKNRYLLEGVVDGISDYGNSIGVPTVGGEVEFDSSYNGNPLVNAFCVGVVENLVTAKAKTPGNSLLLVGASTGRDGLGGASFASQELEEESEEERPSVQVGDPFTEKLLIDCILEMAEESLIEACRDLGAAGLGGASSEMCSLGGFGAEIDLNKVHLREEDMHPLEILLSESQERMLVEIDPENIDKARELVEKYDLESNVVGEVIKEEQYIAWHNDEKVVDLPVKLLTEEAPTYNRNEKEVDRSQEISSRTTPPVEESLTKIMANPNIASKEWIYSQYDYEVQTRTVVKPGADAAVLQMDEEGIALTSGCNSHHTYLNPFMGGKGSVLLNAMNLATMGAEPIAMVDCLNFGNPEREEIYWEFKETVKGMAEMADSMDIPVVGGNVSLYNESIEYGSTVKPTPNIGMVGWIPDIEQIPSMDVSTGDHVYLYGETRPELGASQYFKEIYNSVGENPPIPTDQDTENIKKVRQIVRENDIATARAISRGGLITALAKTAIKNNVGIKTDLTDVQGELDREEIFFSESYGRFLLISKKELEIEDNLLSHIGQIQNKKLEIQLVEDKSSWGPKELKKAYKSIEKLMKG
- the aroC gene encoding chorismate synthase yields the protein MSNTFGNLFSVTTFGESHGGSVGAVVDGSPAGLELSEKDIQLELDRRRPGQSNVSTSRDEKDLVKILSGVFKGKTTGTPIGMLVENKDVDSSKYSRFKLRPGHADYTYEAKYGYRDFRGGGRSSGRETVGRVCGGAIAKKLLETIDIEIYGHVKKVGEVESNPKPSQIKRFVEENPVRCGDPEKASQMEQEILRAKNKGDSVGGVVEVIAEDVPPGIGEPVFKKLESELAKAIMSVGAVKGFEIGAGFNSATMLGSESNDPITIENDEVKMLENDAGGVLGGISTGMPIIFRAAIKPTPSINKKQKTINLQNKEQIDLEIEGRHDPCICPRVVPVLESMAALVLTDLSMQAGKLPQDKIP
- a CDS encoding cytochrome c biogenesis protein, with protein sequence MQQKIDKDNLLILATTIVMAITIYLIFIYSPTDIEMGVIQNVFYFHVALAWTSFLAFFIVFISSIQYLRNESRNWDITAYTSAEIGVLFTGLTLILGSIWAEATWGVFWTWDPRLTTTLIMFIIYIGYLTLRHSLETEKTSRLSAVYGVIAFISVPITYISIEIWDTIHPRVIEISEVRMETSMQITMIFSVIAFTLLYITLMRIRKKIEKDRDKVYRSKKIK
- a CDS encoding heme exporter protein CcmB encodes the protein MKDYFSKTLQLAYKDLLIEIKTKEMITSMAAFSAIVIIILNFAVTENLSNNYSEMFPGLLWITYIFAAILGLNQSFAFERESGAIKGVLLTPIDWSAIYIGKTISNYIIILSVELLTLIFFIFLFNLTGVITALPKILLVIIVGTFGFVSVGTLLSAITSSSRLQTMILPVLLFPIIIPVVIGSVEATTIALNNGENYLPWIQMLSAYAVIFFTASILTFNYVMGE